A window from Setaria italica strain Yugu1 chromosome VIII, Setaria_italica_v2.0, whole genome shotgun sequence encodes these proteins:
- the LOC101781690 gene encoding LOW QUALITY PROTEIN: probable protein phosphatase 2C 74 (The sequence of the model RefSeq protein was modified relative to this genomic sequence to represent the inferred CDS: substituted 4 bases at 4 genomic stop codons) — protein sequence MMLYTVRFLCSVVAAFARLVRELRKAIAAMAASSAMMSPIPSAPKTAAVSPVGLIATTPLPLRKKALATVTIPEMKLLTALAPPPQVVAPDVEVEQQMDSKRRRKADWLAGRRPSRLVLPVADDAGEVAAGWGAAAAAVKEADVEVEGEGFWVASRAGPRHAMEDAYSVITGKNGGDSQLAFYGVFDGHGGRAAVDFVSQWLGNNVVSAVLAAEGAATTRDDGASSAEAEHDAVSAAIRAAYLATDSELLAKHQVQKKIERMLEIEFQIFNIMXMKXXRRRFXSFGHIQGASGGVCAATALVKNGDLYVAHLGDCRAVLSHDGGAAAALTADHTCAAEGERERIERGGGYVSRSGSGVWRVQGSLAVSRSFGDCGLKQWVVAEPAVTRVPLVAGCEFLVIASDGLWDKVSNQEAVDVVSRSGNAAAAAASAGRSCAELVELARRRGSRDDVTVMVIDLERFVR from the exons ATGATGCTGTACACCGTCCGGTTCCTCTGCTCCGTCGTCGCTGCCTTCGCTCGTCTCGTGCGCGAGCTCCGCAAGGCCATCGCCGCCATGGCTGCGTCGTCAGCGATGATGTCTCCGATTCCCTCTGCACCAAAGACTGCGGCGGTGTCTCCCGTCGGCCTTATAGCCACCACGCCGCTCCCGCTGCGCAAGAAGGCGCTTGCCACGGTCACCATCCCGGAGATGAAACTCCTGAccgcgctcgcgccgccgccacaggtGGTTGCTCCTGATGTGGAGGTAGAGCAGCAAATGGAtagcaagaggaggaggaaggccgaTTGGTTAGCGGGGAGGAGGCCGTCAAGGCTCGTTCTACCTGTGGCggacgacgccggcgaggtggccgccggctggggcgcagcggcggcggcggtgaaggaggcCGACGTGGAGGTTGAGGGGGAGGGTTTTTGGGTGGCGAGTAGGGCGGGACCGAGGCATGCAATGGAGGATGCGTATTCGGTGATCACTGGCAAAAATGGTGGAGATTCCCAGCTG GCATTCTACGGTGTGTTcgacggccacggcggccgcgcggccgtGGACTTCGTCTCCCAGTGGCTCGGCAACAACGTCGTCTCTGCGGTGCTCGCCGCGGAAGGAGCGGCGACTACGCGCGACGACGGAGCATcgtcggcggaggcggagcacgACGCCGTCTCGGCGGCGATCAGAGCCGCCTACCTGGCCACCGACAGCGAGCTCCTCGCGAAACATCAGGTGC aaaaaaagatagaaagaatGCTCGAAATTGAATTTCAAATCTTCAATATAATGTGAATGAAATAATAACGTCGACGGTTTTGATCTTTTGGACACATTCAGGGTGCGAGCGGCGGCGTgtgcgcggcgacggcgctggTGAAGAACGGCGACCTCTACGTGGCGCACCTGGGCGACTGCCGCGCCGTGCTGAgccacgacggcggcgcggcggcggcgctgacggCCGACCACACCtgcgcggcggagggcgagcgCGAGCGCATCGAGCGGGGCGGCGGATACGTGAGCCGCAGCGGCAGTGGTGTGTGGCGGGTGCAGGGCAGCCTGGCCGTGTCGCGGTCGTTCGGCGACTGTGGCCTAAAGCAGTGGGTCGTCGCCGAGCCGGCGGTGACACGGGttcccctcgtcgccggctgtgAGTTCCTCGTCATCGCCTCCGACGGGCTCTGGGACAAGGTGAGCAACCAGGAGGCCGTCGACGTCGTGTCGAGGAgcgggaacgcggcggcggcggcggcgtccgcgggaCGTTCTTGCGCGGAGCTGGTGGAGTTGGCGCGGCGCAGGGGGAGCAGGGACGATGTTACTGTCATGGTCATTGACCTCGAGAGGTTTGTAAGATAG